The genomic segment TTAACAGCATAGAATTGAAGAGATTCTTGTACAAATTGACGACAAAAAACTCTTCATAAGTATCCTGGGCAATTGCCAGATACAAATCTCTGTTAGGTTCGTTTTTGCTCAAAGCCAGCTTATAATTCATGATCTGACCTAGAGCTAAATGAAATTCAGTGACTTCTGAGGTTCCTAAAAAGGATTTGATTTCAACAGCAATTTTTTGTCCTCCTTTTTCTGCTGCCAATAATTGTTCTGCTCCTAAATCAATATAAAATTCAATGTCATCTACCTCGATATGTAAGGGATCGTGAGTAATCATCCATCCATCTTTTTGCAAAGCAGTAGATACTGAAGCATGGAATTTATCTTTAGCTGGCACAAGAAGAAGGAAAACAAGATGTTTATGAGAAGATTATAGCATGAGAGATTTTCCCAAAGATACCTGGAGTGTGTAGACGATGAATAAGCGGGAAGAAAACCCTCTGGCTAAGTTTTCTGGAACTTTAAGCGATGCCGAGGCAGAGGAGATGCAGCAAGCTTTAGTAGAAGATTGGACTTATTTTTTGCCCCAGGAGCATGAGAATTTTCCCGTTCAAGGGAAGGAGTATCGGATTTTTTCTCCCCAGTCAAAGTGCGCGATTCTATCCTGGTTAGGGCGTGCAGATGTTGCCGATCGGAAGAAGGAGGAATTTATTGCCAAGTTAGTCAATTTCGATGATGGGTGTTATGGCACTTTTTATGGATATCGTGCCTATTTCCTCGCTGCTGCTGGCATCAGTGAGTTTAAATTCTGTTCCTTCGCCGATGCCATTGTTGAGCAGATAGTCACGTGGGCGTTTGGGCAGTTCAATGCAGAGAAACAAGAATGGCACATTTTTCCCAATGCCCTAGCAATAGGTGCAAGAAAAACTCTCAGTGAAACTGATAAAAAACGAGTTATTGAGAAGCTCTCTAACCTCCTGAACTTTTCCCCATGCCGTGAAGATATCCGTAGGACAGTGGCTGAGAGTTTAGGGAAACTTGACCCAGGAAATAAAGAGGCGATCGCGGCTCTGGTACAAATGCTGGAGGAGACTAATGATGAACATGCCCGTTGTTGGACAGCTTATACTTTAGAGCAAATTGCACAAGGTAATCAAGAGGCGATCGCTGCCTTGGTGGAACTGCTGAAGCAGACTGAGTGTAAAGATACCTGTTACCGAGCAGCTTATAGTTTAGGGAAAATTGACCCCGGACATCAAGAGGCGATCGCTGCCTTGGTACAACTGCTGATGCAGGCTGAGGATGAAGATATCTTTTACGAAGTGGTTGAGGGCTTAGAGGAAATTGGACAAGGGAATATCCAGGTAATTTCTGCTCTGATCCAACTTCTGGAAAAGACTGAGGATGAAGAGATTCGTTGGCAGGTGGCTGAGAGTTTAGGGGAAATTGCCCCTGGAAATAAAGAGGCGATCGTCACTTTGGTACAAATGCTACAGCAGACTAAAGATAAACATACCCTTATGGAAGTGGCTTATGCTTTAGAGAGAATTGACCTCGGAAATCAAAAGGCGATCGCGACTCTAGTAAAACTGCTCGAGCAGACTGAGGATAAACATACCTGTAGGGCAGTGGCTTATAGGTTAGGGAGCATTGGACAAGGAAATCCCCAGGCGATCGCTGCTCTGGTCAAACTGCTCGAGCAGACTGACGATGAATATACTCGTAGGTTAGTAGCTCATAATTTAGGCAATATCGGACAAGACAATGTCCAGGCGATCGCCGCTCTAGTGAAACTGCTGGAGCAGACTGAGGATGAACTTACCCGTAGGGCAGTGGCTTATAGTTTAAGGAAAATTGCCCCCGGAAATAAAGAGGCGATCGCCGCTCTAGTCAAACTGTTGGAGGAGACTGAGGATGAATCTACCTGTAGACGGGTAGCTGGAGATTTGAGGGAAATCGACCCAGGAAATCCCCAGGCGATCGCTGCTCTAATTGAACTGCTAGAGCAGACTGAAGATTACTCTGATCGTTGGCGGGTAGCTAGAGATTTAGGGGAAATTGACCCCGGAAATCCAAAGGCGATCGCCGCTCTCGTTCAACTTCTAGAGCAGACTCAGAGTGAATCTACTCGTAGGCGTACAGCCGAAAGTTTAGGGGAAATCGACCCTGGAAATCCAAAGGCGATCGCTGCCTTGGTGCAACTTCTGGTGCAGACGCGTGCTGAGTATCTCCGTAGGCAGGTAGCTGAGAGTTTAGGACAAATCATCATCACTGAGGAACAGCAAAAAATTGTTGTCTCTGGTCTGCAACGTCATTTCAATAGCCAAACCGATGAAAAGAACGGTGACCTATTTCATATTCAGATGAGAACAACTTTGACCTATTTCAAATTTGACCGATTTTCAAGTTGCTACCAACTTCTCTGGGACATTGCCCAAAGCCTTTCTTATGCTGAATTCTACCAAGCTTGGCATAGTAGTCTTTAGAAACTTCAACTTGTATTTATCATCCAGAGACGTTCTGTAAAATTGCCTCCATTTCTTCTAACTCGATCGCGCCGGAAAAACTCTCGCCCTTACCCTGTGGTTCTCCTGGAGCGAACATGACGAAAAATGGGGTTCCAGAAAGCCCTAATCGATCGCCGAGTTGCCGGTCTTTTTGAATGGCTGAAGGTGCGATCGCCAGATCGTGCTGAAATTGTTCTAAATCTAACTCCAAATCTTGGGCTAATTGCTCATAAAAGCGATCGCTTAACCGATCCTGTTGGGCAAATAGGGTATCGTGATACGCCCAAAATTTTCCCTGTTGATGAGCAGCCCAAGCGGCTTGAGCGGCTTTTTCGGCTTGG from the Roseofilum reptotaenium CS-1145 genome contains:
- a CDS encoding HEAT repeat domain-containing protein, which translates into the protein MNKREENPLAKFSGTLSDAEAEEMQQALVEDWTYFLPQEHENFPVQGKEYRIFSPQSKCAILSWLGRADVADRKKEEFIAKLVNFDDGCYGTFYGYRAYFLAAAGISEFKFCSFADAIVEQIVTWAFGQFNAEKQEWHIFPNALAIGARKTLSETDKKRVIEKLSNLLNFSPCREDIRRTVAESLGKLDPGNKEAIAALVQMLEETNDEHARCWTAYTLEQIAQGNQEAIAALVELLKQTECKDTCYRAAYSLGKIDPGHQEAIAALVQLLMQAEDEDIFYEVVEGLEEIGQGNIQVISALIQLLEKTEDEEIRWQVAESLGEIAPGNKEAIVTLVQMLQQTKDKHTLMEVAYALERIDLGNQKAIATLVKLLEQTEDKHTCRAVAYRLGSIGQGNPQAIAALVKLLEQTDDEYTRRLVAHNLGNIGQDNVQAIAALVKLLEQTEDELTRRAVAYSLRKIAPGNKEAIAALVKLLEETEDESTCRRVAGDLREIDPGNPQAIAALIELLEQTEDYSDRWRVARDLGEIDPGNPKAIAALVQLLEQTQSESTRRRTAESLGEIDPGNPKAIAALVQLLVQTRAEYLRRQVAESLGQIIITEEQQKIVVSGLQRHFNSQTDEKNGDLFHIQMRTTLTYFKFDRFSSCYQLLWDIAQSLSYAEFYQAWHSSL